The Arcobacter sp. F2176 DNA segment TTTTGGCGCTGTTCCCTCACTCATAGATTTTTGTAAGTTAGTTTGAACTCCACGTGCAGGAAGACCAACTGGAGATTTCATAAGTTGAATATCTTCAGATTTTGCATTAATAATAACTTCTTTAAATGAATCAGCAGCATCACACTCAACTGTTCCTATAAATCTAGTTGCCATTTGAACACCTGCACATCCCATAGCAATAAATTTATCTATATCATTTTTATCCCAAATTCCACCAGCTGCAATAATAGGAGGATTTCCCCAGTTTTTTGCTTCTTCAATAACTGGTGGTACTATATTTTCTAAGCTATATTCTTCTTGAAAACATTGTTCATAAGTGAACCCTTGATGTCCACCACTTAATGGACCTTCCACGATTACAGCATCTGGAAGTCTATCGTATCTTTTCCATTTTTTACAAATTAATTTTAAAGCTCTTGCACTTGATACTATTGGTATTAATGCAACATCTGGATAATTTTTTGCAAATGCAGGCATATTTGTAGGAATTCCAGCACCTGTAATAATTATATTTATACCTGCTTCACAAGCATCTTCTACTATTCTTCCATAGTCATTACATGCATATAGGATATTACAAGCTAAGGGTGCATCACCACAAATTTTTCTTGCATTATCAATGATTCTTTTTAAAGCATCTTTACTATAAAAATTCATAACATCAACAGGTTTTTCTTTTTTCATTTTTATATCAAGACTTTCATTTTCCTTGTAATATCCTGTTCCTACACCTGATATTACACCTAGACCGCCTTCTTTACTTACTGTCCCTGCTAATTTATCCCAGCTTATTCCAACACCCATTCCACCTTGAATAATGTTGTGTTTAATTTCATATTTACCTATTTTCAAATTAGCCCTTTATATTATAACTATCTTAGCGAAACTTTTTTTACCCTTTTGTAAAATATATTCACCTTTTGACAAATTTAATTTGTCATCATTAATTTTTTCTTGATTTATCTTGACTGCCCCCGCTTTTATATCTCTTCTAGCTTGAGATGTAGAACTTACTAAACTAGTGTCTACTAAGGCTTGACAAATCCAAGTATTAACTTTTAATTCAAATTCTGCAATATCACTAGGGATATCTTTTTTTGCAAAAACTTTTTTAAACTCTTCTTGGGCTTTTAATCCTGCCCCTTCACCATGATATCTATCAACAAGTTCTATTGCCAATGAATCTTTAACTACTTTTGGGTGAATTGTACCTTTTTGTACACCTTCATGTAATTCTTTTACTTCTTTTAAAGATTTTGAAGATAAAAGTTCATAAAATCTCCACATAAGTTCATCTGATATAGATAATACTTTTCCAAACATATTATTAGCTTCATCCGTTACACCAATATAATTATTTAAGGATTTTGACATCTTTTGAACTCCATCAAGTCCTTCTAATATTGGCATCATTAAAACTGCTTGTTGTTTCCCAATATTATATGCTTTTTGTAATGTTCTACCCATCAGAAGGTTGAACTTTTGATCTGTTCCTCCAAGTTCTATGTCAGATTTCAAAAAAACTGAATCATAGCCTTGAAGTAGGGGATAAGTAAACTCACTTACAGCAATTGGAGTATTTGAGGCATATCTTTTTGAAAAATCATCTCTTTCTAACATTCTTGCAACTGTTAAGTTTGAAGCGAGATTTATAAGTCCTGCTGCACCTAAATCATTTAACCAATTTGAATTAAAAACTACTTCTGTCTTACTTTCATCTAGTATTTTAAAAACTTGATCTTTATAACTTTGGGCATTATCTAAAACTTGTTGTTTCGACAATATTTTTCTTGTCTCACTTTTTCCAGTAGGATCTCCAATACTCGCAGTAAAATCACCTATTAGGAACTGAACGATTCCCCCGAATTTTTGGAAAACTGATAATTTTTGAAGAAGAACTGTATGTCCAAGATGTAAATCAGGTGCAGTTGGATCAAAACCAGCTTTCACATAAAAATTTTCACCTTTTTCATAATAGTTTTTTAATAATTTTTCAATTGATTCAATATCAATTATTTCAAAGCTTCCTCTTTGAATCTCTGCTAATGCTTCTTTTATTTTATTTTCCATAATACCTCTTTAAATAATGGCTTATTATACTTTTTATTTATTAAATAAAAATTTAGTTTTTGTTATATGCATCTTTTTTTGAAAAAAACTCAATAACTTTTGCTTTTTTTTCTATAATTTTACGCACTTCATCTCTATTTTTTTTATCAATTTCAAACTCTATATCACAATATTGAATATAACTGTGTTGCTCTCTTCCATAGCTAACTGATAAAATATAACCCTCATATTGACTCATATAAATTAAAAGTTTTGCTAATTCACCTTTTGTATTTTGTAAACTAACAACCATTTTATATTGGTAAAGTTCATTTTCTACCCATTTACAAAAAATCATCTCTTTTTCAGCTTTTATCTTTTTATAAGCTTTATCACACATTTTATGGTGAATTATCGCTTTATTTCCTTCTTTGAAAGCTACAATATCATCACCAACTTTTGGATGACAACAGTGCTCAAATGAGACTGAATTAATTGAATAGTTAGAATAAATAAGAATATTCTCAAATTTATACTCTTTTAATTTTTTTGGAGTTAATTTAAATCGCTCTACAAAATTCATATTTTCTTGGATTTTTTTTTCAATCATTTTTTTTGTATGTTTTAAATAATCCAATAATAAAGGAATTTTATAGATATTTTCAATTTTATGATCTGCTACAATATATGATTTGTATTTTGAAAAAATAGTATTTAATATATTTCTACCACTATATTCATTTATCTCTTTATCCCTTTGTGTACACAAAAGTTTTATTTGTTTTTTGGCTCTATTTGTTTTTACCATATGTATCCAAGAGCATCTTGGAATATTATGATCTGTTGTATTAATAGAAACAATATCACTACTTTTAAGTTCTGTTAATAAAGGTTTTCTCACCTTATTTATATAGCAATCAACAGCTTTATTTCCCACATCTGTATGAATCATATATGCATAATCATATGCAGTTGCACTTCTAGGAAGAGTAAAAGTATCTCCTCTTGGAGAGTAAATTACCATATCTTCAGAATATAAATCTTCTTTAGCTTCACTATAAAACTCTTCTACATTTTCATTTGTATATTCTAGTGATTTTAACCAATTCAAATTAGGTGAGTGTTTGATTCCACTTTTATATTTCCAATGGGCTGCAATTCCATATTCTGCAACTTTATGCATTTCAAATGTTCTAATTTGCACTTCATGAATTTTTGAGTTAAAAAAAACAGTTGAATGAATTGTTTGATAACCATTCTCTTTAGGGGTTGCAACATAATCTTTAAATCTTGAGATTAAAGGTTTATATTCTAAGTGAATATGTCCTAAGACTTTATAACAATCAATCTCTTTGTTTACTAGAATTCGTATTGCCATAAGGTCTAAAATTTCATCTATAGTTACACCTTTTCTTTGTATTTTCATGTAAATAGAATAGTGGTGTTTAACTCTTGAAAATATTTTAATTTTGCTTTCATCATAACCATTTTTTTCAAGCAACATTTTTGTTGAAGAGATAAATTGATTAAAACCTATTTGGATTGTTTGTTGATTCTCTTTCATAAAGTCATCAATTTTTTTATATTCATCTGGATAAATGTAAAAGAATGCTAAGTCTTCTAACTCATTTTTAATAGTAGAAATCCCAAGTCTATGAGCAATAGGAACATAAACTACTAAAGTTTCTTCTGCTATTCTAAATTGTTTTTTAGGAGGTAATGCTGAAAGAGTTAGCATGTTGTGAAGTCTATCACAAAGTTTAACTACTAAAACTCTTGGGTCATCAATTGATGCTACTAATAATTTTCTAAAAGTTAAAGCAGAAGTAACTATTTTTTTATTTGAATCTGAAGAAACTAATTCACTTTCTCTAATTTCATCAATCTTTGTTAGTCCATCAACAATATAAGAAATATCTTCACCCCATCTATCTTTAACAAATTCTAAAGAATATTGAGTATCTTCAACCACATCGTGAAGTAAGGCAGCTGCGACTATAGGTTCTTCTGCAGCAAAATGTGCAGTTATACAAGCAACCAATAATGGATGTACAGCATAAGGCTCCCCACTTTTTCTAAATTGACCTTCATGGGCTTCAATTGAAAAATCAATAATATCTTTTAATTTGGGAGTTATTTCTATTTGAGAGTTTAATTCAGCATAAGCACTTTTTATAGTATTTATATGCTGAATTTTATTTATATATGGATCCATATTTATTATTTATTTATTAAACCTTCAATAATTAATAAACCTTCTCCAATTTCATCAATTGCAATATCTGTGTATTTCATATGTTGAGTATTTTTTTCTAAAAGTGGTTTTGCACCTTTACTTAGTTCATCAGCTCTTTGACCAACTGCTAATGCAAGGATATATCTATCGTTGTTTACTTTTTTTAATGCTAGTGATAATCTCTCTTCTAATCTCATACTATTCCTTTATTTATTTTACTATTGAACATTGACTTAAATCACCATTTATGATTTTAAGTAAATTACCTTTTGTATACATATCAGCTACGACTATTGGAAGGCTATTATCTTTTGCAAGTGCAATAGCTGTATCATCCATAACTTTTATTGAATCTTCTAAAGCTCTATCATACGATAATGTTTCTAATTTAATCGCATCATCATATTTTGCAGGGTCTTTATCATAAACACCATCAACTTTTGTAGCTTTAATTAACATACAAGCACCAATTTCTGTGGCTCTTAAAGTTGCTGCTGTATCTGTTGTGAAAAATGGATTT contains these protein-coding regions:
- a CDS encoding nitronate monooxygenase, yielding MKIGKYEIKHNIIQGGMGVGISWDKLAGTVSKEGGLGVISGVGTGYYKENESLDIKMKKEKPVDVMNFYSKDALKRIIDNARKICGDAPLACNILYACNDYGRIVEDACEAGINIIITGAGIPTNMPAFAKNYPDVALIPIVSSARALKLICKKWKRYDRLPDAVIVEGPLSGGHQGFTYEQCFQEEYSLENIVPPVIEEAKNWGNPPIIAAGGIWDKNDIDKFIAMGCAGVQMATRFIGTVECDAADSFKEVIINAKSEDIQLMKSPVGLPARGVQTNLQKSMSEGTAPKVVCISNCVAPCHRGVEAKAVGYCIADRLGAAYQGDTDTGLFFSGSNGYRIKELTTVHELMEKLTKGE
- a CDS encoding bifunctional (p)ppGpp synthetase/guanosine-3',5'-bis(diphosphate) 3'-pyrophosphohydrolase is translated as MDPYINKIQHINTIKSAYAELNSQIEITPKLKDIIDFSIEAHEGQFRKSGEPYAVHPLLVACITAHFAAEEPIVAAALLHDVVEDTQYSLEFVKDRWGEDISYIVDGLTKIDEIRESELVSSDSNKKIVTSALTFRKLLVASIDDPRVLVVKLCDRLHNMLTLSALPPKKQFRIAEETLVVYVPIAHRLGISTIKNELEDLAFFYIYPDEYKKIDDFMKENQQTIQIGFNQFISSTKMLLEKNGYDESKIKIFSRVKHHYSIYMKIQRKGVTIDEILDLMAIRILVNKEIDCYKVLGHIHLEYKPLISRFKDYVATPKENGYQTIHSTVFFNSKIHEVQIRTFEMHKVAEYGIAAHWKYKSGIKHSPNLNWLKSLEYTNENVEEFYSEAKEDLYSEDMVIYSPRGDTFTLPRSATAYDYAYMIHTDVGNKAVDCYINKVRKPLLTELKSSDIVSINTTDHNIPRCSWIHMVKTNRAKKQIKLLCTQRDKEINEYSGRNILNTIFSKYKSYIVADHKIENIYKIPLLLDYLKHTKKMIEKKIQENMNFVERFKLTPKKLKEYKFENILIYSNYSINSVSFEHCCHPKVGDDIVAFKEGNKAIIHHKMCDKAYKKIKAEKEMIFCKWVENELYQYKMVVSLQNTKGELAKLLIYMSQYEGYILSVSYGREQHSYIQYCDIEFEIDKKNRDEVRKIIEKKAKVIEFFSKKDAYNKN
- a CDS encoding DNA-directed RNA polymerase subunit omega: MRLEERLSLALKKVNNDRYILALAVGQRADELSKGAKPLLEKNTQHMKYTDIAIDEIGEGLLIIEGLINK
- the tyrS gene encoding tyrosine--tRNA ligase, producing MENKIKEALAEIQRGSFEIIDIESIEKLLKNYYEKGENFYVKAGFDPTAPDLHLGHTVLLQKLSVFQKFGGIVQFLIGDFTASIGDPTGKSETRKILSKQQVLDNAQSYKDQVFKILDESKTEVVFNSNWLNDLGAAGLINLASNLTVARMLERDDFSKRYASNTPIAVSEFTYPLLQGYDSVFLKSDIELGGTDQKFNLLMGRTLQKAYNIGKQQAVLMMPILEGLDGVQKMSKSLNNYIGVTDEANNMFGKVLSISDELMWRFYELLSSKSLKEVKELHEGVQKGTIHPKVVKDSLAIELVDRYHGEGAGLKAQEEFKKVFAKKDIPSDIAEFELKVNTWICQALVDTSLVSSTSQARRDIKAGAVKINQEKINDDKLNLSKGEYILQKGKKSFAKIVII